Proteins co-encoded in one Candidatus Micrarchaeia archaeon genomic window:
- a CDS encoding ankyrin repeat domain-containing protein has protein sequence VESTPLICALGRWNRIGEYFVAPLLESGANPNIPGVHSYMQFFPLHLAVTRDAKEMVELLLKHNANPDNADYGGYTPLMEASGRGNTEIVEMLLKAGANPDLKTDMKGETALIMAIRNWHTDVVRLLLERGADPNAKIGVAVEKECALDIALELALSTIAGILMEHGAEPSRRFVKEFGQKVNLKNREEILDACDQRVFSPIFQDHEV, from the coding sequence CGTCGAATCAACACCGCTCATATGCGCTTTGGGAAGATGGAATAGAATTGGAGAATACTTTGTAGCACCCCTGCTCGAATCCGGTGCGAACCCCAATATTCCGGGTGTACATTCATACATGCAATTCTTTCCATTACATCTTGCTGTAACGAGAGACGCTAAGGAAATGGTAGAACTCCTGCTGAAGCACAACGCTAACCCCGACAATGCCGATTATGGAGGTTATACTCCACTAATGGAGGCGTCTGGAAGGGGCAACACCGAGATTGTGGAGATGCTTTTGAAAGCAGGCGCGAATCCAGATTTGAAAACGGATATGAAAGGAGAAACCGCGCTGATTATGGCGATTCGCAATTGGCATACGGATGTCGTGCGGCTCCTCCTGGAGCGTGGCGCTGACCCAAATGCTAAGATAGGGGTGGCCGTGGAAAAAGAATGCGCACTTGACATTGCCCTGGAATTGGCACTAAGTACGATAGCCGGAATACTCATGGAGCATGGGGCCGAACCCAGCCGGAGATTCGTTAAGGAATTTGGGCAAAAAGTAAATCTCAAAAATCGGGAAGAAATTCTTGACGCGTGCGACCAACGCGTGTTTTCTCCTATTTTTCAAGACCATGAAGTTTAG